One Erythrobacter sp. SDW2 genomic region harbors:
- the metK gene encoding methionine adenosyltransferase yields the protein MRSEFLFTSESVSEGHPDKVSDQISDAIVDLMLAKDPEARVACETMTTTQRVMLSGEIRCAPMYDPTREEWKFNSYWAPGARDEIEAAVRKTIKEIGYEQDGFHWETLTFENHLHGQSAHIAQGVDAGVEGSNKDEGAGDQGIMFGYASDETPDLMPATLDYSHKILQRMAQDRKDGTAPFLEPDAKSQVTLRYQNEKPVEATAIVVSTQHAVDYCMPWSDGKNSGGDAAKYAELVAYVKGVIAEVLPTGLLTAETVYHINPTGRFEIGGPDGDAGLTGRKIIVDTYGGASPHGGGAFSGKDPTKVDRSAAYITRYLAKNVVAAGLARRCTIQIAYAIGVSEPLSLYVDLHGTANGVTEDQLEQILPQLVRLTPRGIRTHLGLNKPIYRVSAAYGHFGRKAEGETFPWERTDLVDQLRVALA from the coding sequence ATGCGCAGCGAATTTCTCTTCACCTCGGAAAGCGTTTCCGAAGGCCATCCGGACAAGGTGTCGGACCAGATCTCGGACGCCATCGTCGACCTGATGCTGGCCAAGGATCCGGAGGCGCGGGTCGCCTGCGAAACCATGACCACCACGCAGCGGGTGATGTTGTCGGGCGAAATCCGCTGCGCCCCGATGTACGATCCGACCCGCGAAGAGTGGAAGTTCAACAGCTATTGGGCACCGGGCGCGCGCGACGAGATCGAAGCCGCGGTGCGCAAGACGATCAAGGAAATCGGCTACGAGCAGGACGGCTTCCATTGGGAAACGCTGACCTTCGAGAACCACCTGCACGGCCAGAGCGCGCATATCGCGCAGGGCGTGGATGCCGGGGTCGAAGGCTCCAACAAGGATGAAGGCGCGGGCGACCAAGGCATCATGTTCGGCTATGCCAGCGACGAGACGCCGGACCTTATGCCGGCGACGCTCGATTACAGCCACAAGATCCTTCAGCGCATGGCGCAGGACCGAAAGGATGGCACCGCGCCCTTCCTCGAGCCCGATGCCAAGAGCCAGGTCACGCTGCGCTACCAGAACGAGAAGCCGGTCGAAGCGACCGCGATTGTCGTCTCGACCCAGCATGCGGTCGATTACTGCATGCCTTGGAGCGATGGCAAAAACTCGGGCGGCGATGCGGCGAAGTATGCCGAGCTCGTGGCCTATGTGAAGGGTGTCATTGCCGAGGTATTGCCGACTGGACTGCTCACGGCTGAAACCGTCTACCATATCAACCCGACAGGCCGGTTCGAGATCGGCGGGCCGGACGGCGACGCTGGCCTGACCGGGCGCAAGATCATCGTCGACACCTACGGCGGTGCCTCACCCCACGGCGGCGGGGCTTTCAGCGGGAAGGATCCGACCAAGGTCGACCGTTCGGCAGCCTATATCACCCGCTACCTGGCCAAGAACGTGGTCGCCGCCGGGCTCGCCCGCCGCTGCACCATCCAGATTGCCTATGCCATCGGAGTCAGCGAGCCGCTGTCGCTCTATGTCGACCTGCATGGCACCGCCAACGGCGTGACGGAGGACCAGCTCGAGCAGATCCTGCCGCAACTCGTCCGCCTGACCCCCCGTGGCATCCGCACCCATCTGGGGCTCAACAAGCCGATCTATCGCGTCTCGGCCGCCTATGGCCACTTCGGACGCAAGGCCGAGGGCGAAACCTTTCCGTGGGAGCGCACGGATCTGGTGGATCAACTCAGGGTCGCGCTGGCCTGA